One Cucumis sativus cultivar 9930 chromosome 1, Cucumber_9930_V3, whole genome shotgun sequence DNA segment encodes these proteins:
- the LOC101206749 gene encoding protein Asterix — MSTQANDPRQPSAVKPFVAPAVNPQDLPVDYSGFIAVVFGIAGVMFRYKLSSWLAIIFCAQSLANMRNIENDLKQISMAMMFAIMGLVTNYLSPARPGAKS; from the exons ATGTCGACACAAGCGAATGATCCACGGCAGCCGTCGGCGGTGAAGCCGTTTGTTGCTCCGGCAGTGAATCCGCAAGATCTCCCAGTCGATTATTCCGGTTTCATCGCCGTCGTTTTCGGTATCGCCGGTGTCATGTTCAGG TACAAGCTTAGTTCGTGGCTGGCAATCATATTTTGTGCCCAATCGCTTGCGAATATGAGGAATATTGAAAACGATCTCAAGCAGATTTCCATGGCCATGAT GTTCGCTATTATGGGATTAGTGACAAATTATTTGAGTCCTGCACGACCGGGAGCCAAAAGTTAG
- the LOC101217495 gene encoding chaperone protein ClpB1: MAKSALETYGHDLVEKAEKQTLDPIFGRHKEICRLLTILCRKTKCNPILIGEPGVGKTAIVEALAQKFAAGNVPAKLSGARIVELDMGAIMAGTIWRGQLEERLKDVMTEVKGSEGKVIVFIDEIHMLVRSDHQGTAAEILKPALGRGGFRCIGATTLKEYKRYIEKDGALARRFKQVYVNEPSVEDSINILRVLKERYEKHHVLIIKDSALIAAAKLSHRYITGRRLPDKAIDLVDEASACMRVQLDTQSEELDELQNEKSKLEAEVNALEKEEDKASQARLPQAKKELNDVNNQLQPLLSKYQKQKSEMEKLTKLKQKKQEILVEIQAAQKRQDLIRAADLRRQKLDDVELKIGDVERRIRKHGFIEKDTVGPEEIADEVSRWTGVPVSRLTGEEKEWVMGLAGRLKKRVVGQNEAVDSVAEAVMRFRAGLALPNQPNGSFLFLGPSGVGKTELAKGLAHELFNDENRMVRIDMSEYMEKHSVSRLIGSPPGYVWYVGYHEGGQLTEPVKRRPYCVVLLDEVEKAHVDVLNILLQVLDDGRLTDGQGSTVDFRNTVIIMTSNLGAGHLFSEKYCPMQVARERVIQKVKEHFKPEFVNRLDEILIFRPLSKIQQRRVTKSMMKDVARRLSEKGIAMAVTKSALDFVLDQSFDPVYGARPIRRWLEKKVVTNISKMLMKEEIGEEYTVYVDANDDGKDLKYNVEKNNGLIDGISDGRYEILIQIPTMEKNNDDESEEAEGGTEEEDVETTSVDSD; the protein is encoded by the exons ATGGCTAAATCGGCCCTTGAGACTTACGGCCATGATCTCGTGGAAAAAGCAGAGAAACAAACACTCGATCCAATCTTCGGCCGCCACAAAGAAATCTGCCGTCTCCTAACCATCCTCTGCCGCAAAACCAAATGCAACCCCATTCTAATAGGCGAACCCGGCGTCGGAAAAACAGCTATCGTTGAAGCACTCGCACAGAAATTCGCCGCCGGAAATGTCCCGGCCAAGCTCTCCGGCGCAAGGATCGTGGAACTGGACATGGGAGCCATAATGGCCGGAACAATTTGGAGGGGGCAATTGGAAGAGAGATTGAAGGATGTGATGACGGAAGTGAAAGGATCGGAAGGAAAAGTGATAGTGTTTATAGACGAAATTCATATGTTGGTCCGAAGTGATCATCAGGGAACCGCAGCGGAGATTCTGAAACCGGCGCTGGGAAGAGGGGGTTTCCGGTGCATCGGAGCGACGACGTTGAAGGAGTACAAAAGGTATATTGAGAAAGACGGAGCATTGGCGAGGAGATTTAAACAAGTTTATGTGAATGAACCAAGTGTTGAAGATTCGATTAACATTCTCAGAGTTTTGAAGGAGAGATATGAAAAACATCACGTTCTTATAATTAAAGATTCTGCTCTTATTGCTGCTGCAAAATTGTCACATCGCTACATCACAg GGCGACGACTTCCAGACAAAGCAATCGATTTAGTCGACGAAGCAAGTGCATGCATGAGAGTTCAACTCGATACTCAATCTGAAGAACTTGACGAACTTCAAAATGAAAAGTCCAAGCTTGAAGCTGAAGTGAATGCACTTgagaaagaggaagacaaagcAAGCCAAGCTCGACTTCCACaa GCAAAAAAGGAGCTGAATGACGTGAACAACCAGCTGCAGCCATTGTTatcaaaataccaaaaacaGAAATCCGAAATGGAAAAACTCACTAAATTGAagcaaaagaaacaagaaatattaGTCGAGATACAAGCCGCCCAAAAACGTCAAGATTTAATCAGAGCCGCGGATCTCCGACGCCAGAAATTAGATGATGTAGAATTAAAAATCGGTGATGTGGAAAGAAGGATAAGAAAACACGGCTTTATAGAGAAGGACACGGTCGGACCAGAGGAAATAGCGGACGAGGTGAGCCGGTGGACTGGGGTGCCAGTTTCGAGGCTAACCGGGGAAGAGAAAGAGTGGGTTATGGGTTTGGCGGGGCGGTTGAAGAAAAGAGTGGTTGGACAAAATGAGGCAGTTGATTCGGTTGCTGAAGCAGTGATGAGGTTCAGAGCTGGGCTCGCTTTACCGAACCAACCTAATggttcgtttttgtttttgggtcCGTCAGGGGTTGGGAAGACGGAGCTTGCAAAGGGTTTGGCTCATGAGCTATTTAACGACGAGAATCGTATGGTTCGGATTGACATGTCCGAGTACATGGAGAAACACTCTGTTTCAAGGCTTATTGGTTCTCCACCTGGGTATGTATG GTATGTTGGATACCATGAAGGTGGGCAACTAACTGAACCAGTGAAGAGGCGTCCCTACTGTGTAGTTCTATTGGATGAAGTTGAAAAGGCTCATGTGGATGTCTTGAATATTCTGCTTCAAGTTTTGGATGATGGACGGTTGACGGACGGGCAGGGTTCAACGGTGGACTTCAGAAACACAGTGATTATCATGACTTCTAATCTCGGCGCCGGTCATCTTTTTTCTGAAAAGTACTGCCCCATGCAAGTTGCTCGTGAAAGGGTTATCCAAAAG GTGAAAGAACATTTCAAGCCGGAGTTTGTGAACCGGCTAGACGAAATTCTGATTTTCCGGCCACTTTCTAAAATTCAACAAAGGAGAGTCACTAAATCAATGATGAAAGACGTTGCTCGCCGTCTTTCCGAAAAAGGCATTGCCATGGCTGTGACTAAATCCGCTCTTGACTTCGTTCTTGATCAAAGCTTCGATCCG GTTTACGGTGCTAGGCCGATTAGGCGTTGGTTGGAGAAGAAAGTTGTGACGAATATTTCGAAGATGCTAATGAAAGAAGAGATCGGTGAGGAGTACACAGTGTATGTCGATGCCAACGATGATGGAAAAGATTTGAAGTATAATGTGGAGAAAAATAATGGTCTCATTGATGGAATCAGTGACGGGAGATATGAAATCTTGATTCAAATTCCAACtatggagaaaaataatgaCGATGAAAGTGAAGAAGCGGAAGGAGGAACCGAAGAGGAGGATGTGGAAACCACGAGTGTTGATAGTGATTAG